In one window of Drosophila mauritiana strain mau12 chromosome X, ASM438214v1, whole genome shotgun sequence DNA:
- the LOC117146884 gene encoding uncharacterized protein LOC117146884 yields MFVIPFKKRPSRQFPLCQLPRRGPVLLVRHYKYKPAFRPNAKEPGTERFDPVRITMKNAYNKLMGLLHHFNVVNSIVVGSQCRRNPFHLVVPMDMPYEDIETDMLEGIQGWSDIDVSDEPTEV; encoded by the coding sequence ATGTTTGTGATCCCATTCAAGAAGCGCCCATCCAGGCAGTTTCCGCTGTGCCAACTGCCTCGGAGGGGACCAGTCCTATTGGTGCGCCACTATAAGTACAAGCCCGCCTTCCGTCCCAATGCTAAGGAGCCCGGTACGGAGCGATTTGATCCCGTGAGGATCACGATGAAAAATGCGTACaacaagctgatgggtctgctGCACCACTTCAACGTAGTGAACTCCATAGTGGTGGGGTCCCAATGCAGACGCAATCCCTTCCACCTCGTGGTTCCGATGGACATGCCATACGAGGATATCGAGACTGATATGTTAGAGGGCATTCAGGGTTGGTCCGATATCGATGTCTCCGACGAACCCACCGAAGTGTAG